Proteins from a single region of Pongo pygmaeus isolate AG05252 chromosome 3, NHGRI_mPonPyg2-v2.0_pri, whole genome shotgun sequence:
- the SGMS2 gene encoding phosphatidylcholine:ceramide cholinephosphotransferase 2, which produces MDIIETAKLEEHLENQPSDPTNTYARPAEPVEEENKNGNGKPKSLSSGLRKGTKKYPDYIQIAMPTESRNKFPLEWWKTGIAFIYAVFNLVLTTVMITVVHERVPPKELSPPLPDKFFDYIDRVKWAFSVSEINGIILVGLWITQWLFLRYKSIVGRRFCFIIGTLYLYRCITMYVTTLPVPGMHFQCAPKLNGDSQAKVQRILRLISGGGLSITGSHILCGDFLFSGHTVTLTLTYLFIKEYSPRHFWWYHLICWLLSAAGIICILVAHEHYTIDVIIAYYITTRLFWWYHSMANEKNLKVSSQTNFLSRAWWFPIFYFFEKNVQGSIPCCFSWPLSWPPGCFKSSCKKYSRVQKIGEDNEKST; this is translated from the exons ATGGATATCATAGAGACAGCAAAACTTGAAGAACATTTGGAAAATCAACCCAGTGATCCTACGAACACTTACGCAAGACCCGCTGAACCtgttgaagaagaaaacaaaaatggcaaTGGTAAACCCAAGAGCTTATCCAGTGGGCTGCGAAAAGGCACCAAAAAGTACCCAGACTATATCCAAATTGCTATGCCCACTGAATCAAGGAACAAATTTCCACTAGAGTGGTGGAAAACGGGCATTGCCTTCATATATGCAGTTTTCAACCTCGTCTTGACAACCGTCATGATCACAGTTGTACATGAGAGGGTCCCTCCCAAGGAGCTTAGCCCTCCACTCCCAGACAAGTTTTTTGATTACATTGATAGGGTGAAATGGGCATTTTCTGTATCAGAaataaatgggattatattaGTTGGATTATGGATCACCCAGTGGCTGTTTCTGAGATACAA GTCAATAGTGGGACGCAGATTCTGTTTTATTATTGGAACTTTATACCTGTATCGCTGCATTACAATGTATGTTACTACTCTACCTGTGCCTGGAATGCATTTCCAGTGTGCTCCAAAG CTCAATGGAGACTCTCAGGCAAAAGTTCAGCGGATTCTACGATTGATTTCTGGTGGTGGATTGTCCATAACTGGATCACATATCTTATGTGGAGACTTCCTCTTCAGCGGTCACACGGTTACACTGACACTGACTTATTTGTTCATCAAAGAAT ATTCGCCTCGTCACTTCTGGTGGTATCATTTAATCTGCTGGCTGCTGAGTGCTGCCGGGATCATCTGCATTCTTGTAGCACATGAACACTACACTATCGATGTGATCATTGCTTATTATATCACAACACGACTGTTTTGGTGGTACCATTCAATGGCCAATGAAAAG AACTTGAAGGTCTCTTCACAGACTAATTTCTTATCTCGAGCATGGTGGTTccccatcttttatttttttgagaaaaatgtaCAAGGCTCAATTCCTTGCTGCTTCTCCTGGCCGCTGTCTTGGCCTCCTGGCTGCTTCAAATCATCATGCAAAAAGTATTCACGGGTTCAGAAGATTGGTGAAGACAATGAGAAATCGACCTGA